One part of the Malus sylvestris chromosome 2, drMalSylv7.2, whole genome shotgun sequence genome encodes these proteins:
- the LOC126594763 gene encoding multiprotein-bridging factor 1c-like: MPIRNPGVISQDWEPVVLQKKPNKASALRDPKAVNQAMRSGAPVQTIKKFDGGSNKKAGPVVSVKKLEEAAEPAALERVSTEVRQAIQKARLEKKMSQAELAKRINERPQVVQEYENGKAVPNQAVLAKMERVLGVKLRGKVGK; the protein is encoded by the coding sequence ATGCCGATCCGAAACCCAGGAGTCATATCCCAGGACTGGGAGCCGGTGGTCCTCCAGAAGAAGCCCAATAAGGCCAGCGCCCTCCGCGACCCGAAGGCGGTGAACCAGGCGATGCGGTCGGGTGCGCCGGTCCAGACGATCAAGAAATTCGACGGGGGCTCGAACAAGAAGGCGGGGCCGGTGGTCAGCGTGAAGAAGCTCGAGGAGGCGGCCGAGCCGGCGGCGCTGGAGCGGGTCTCGACGGAGGTGCGACAGGCGATACAGAAGGCGCGgctggagaagaagatgagccaGGCGGAGCTGGCGAAGCGGATCAACGAGCGGCCACAGGTGGTGCAGGAGTATGAGAACGGGAAGGCGGTGCCGAACCAGGCGGTGCTGGCGAAGATGGAGAGGGTTCTGGGAGTCAAGCTCAGGGGCAAGGTTGGGAAATAG